A genomic window from Phyllopteryx taeniolatus isolate TA_2022b chromosome 2, UOR_Ptae_1.2, whole genome shotgun sequence includes:
- the LOC133470207 gene encoding USP6 N-terminal-like protein isoform X3 translates to MHEDELPAPTANEEKVKQLEVERAKKWLKMVKKWDKYKTSDRMVKRVYKGIPVQLRGRVWSLMLDVEKTKKDNEGKYEKMKEQAKQYSSEIKQIDLDINRTFRNHIMFMDRFGVKQQSLFNVLSAYSAYNTEVSYCQGMSQIAALLLMYMNEEDAFWALTQLLTNQKHAMHGFFVPGFPKLQRFQAHHDQIISKLIPKLKKHMDKEQMSAGIYSTKWFLQCFIDRTPFTLTLRLWDVFILEGERLLTAMSYAILKIHKKRLLKMSLEELREFLLDGIAQTFFYSDDIVIEQLQASMTELRKMKLDLPPPGKPEELPRKPLGQELPVLPSPLEPSRGKGSSASGCPKAGLGLHIIPNQPDSISPDQSPSKDINDLHPVDDEEVPLPSPDPIIIHSQALYTSDDFPLTGPPPYEPPGFQAPRTADRLSQSYEWRVEVQPDDSGRPDIHSTDNHTLATVSTEGSSSRVLRTLSAPIVLAQSESEMTAEIGEGSSLFQLSDSLSSNRTLNQDRP, encoded by the exons ATGCA tgAAGATGAGCTCCCCGCACCAACTGCAAATGAAGAAAAG GTGAAGCAACTGGAGGTAGAGAGAGCAAAGAAATGGCTGAAGATGGTAAAGAAGTGGGATAAATACAAAACCAGTGACAGG ATGGTGAAACGGGTGTACAAAGGCATTCCTGTGCAGCTTAGAGGTCGTGTCTGGTCTCTGATGTTGGATGTGGAGAAGACTAAAAAGGACAATGAGGGCAAATATGAG AAAATGAAGGAGCAAGCAAAACAGTACTCATCGGAGATCAAACAGATTGACCTTGACATCAACAGGACCTTTCGCAATCATATCATGTTCATGGATCGCTTTGGAGTCAA ACAGCAGTCTCTCTTCAATGTTCTGTCAGCATATTCAGCCTACAACACA GAAGTGAGCTATTGCCAGGGCATGAGTCAGATCGCTGCACTGCTGCTCATGTACATGAATGAGGAAGATGCCTTCTGGGCTCTGACACAGTTGCTGACCAACCAGAAACATGCCATGCATG GATTTTTTGTTCCCGGGTTCCCCAAACTTCAGCGATTCCAGGCACATCATGATCAGATCATTTCCAAACTGATTCCCAAACTAAAGAAACATATG GATAAGGAACAGATGTCTGCAGGAATTTACAGTACTAAATGGTTCTTACAATGTTTCATTGACAGG ACACCGTTTACTTTGACCCTTCGCCTATGGGATGTTTTCATACTGGAGGGAGAGAGGCTCCTCACTGCCATGTCTTACGCCATCTTGAAGATACACAAGA AGCGTCTCTTGAAGATGTCTTTGGAGGAGCTCCGAGAGTTCCTGCTGGACGGAATTGCTCAGACCTTTTTTTACAGCGACGACATAGTCATTGAGCAGCTGCAGGCCTCTATGACTGAATTACGGAAGATGAAGCTGGATCTTCCTCCACCAG GGAAGCCTGAAGAGTTGCCACGTAAGCCTTTGGGCCAGGAGCTGCCGGTGCTGCCGAGTCCACTGGAGCCCTCCAGAGGAAAGGGCTCCTCAGCCAGTGGTTGTCCCAAAGCAGGACTCGGCCTCCACATCATACCCAACCAGCCAGATTCCATATCTCCAGACCAGAGCCCCTCCAAAGACATCAATGATCTACATCCTGTTGATGATGAAGAGGTCCCTCTTCCTTCCCCAGACCCCATCATTATCCATAGTCAGGCCCTGTATACCTCAGATGACTTCCCACTTACTGGGCCACCACCTTACGAGCCCCCAGGGTTCCAGGCACCCAGAACTGCTGATCGCCTCTCACAGTCTTATGAGTGGAGGGTTGAGGTGCAACCTGATGACTCAGGACGCCCTGATATCCACTCGACTGACAACCACACTCTTGCGACCGTTAGCACTGAGGGATCCTCCAGCAGAGTCCTGAGGACTCTATCAGCCCCCATAGTTCTTGCTCAGTCAGAAAGTGAGATGACAGCAGAGATAGGGGAGGGTAGTTCCCTGTTCCAACTGTCGGATTCTCTCTCCTCCAATAGGACTCTGAACCAGGATCGGCCTTGA
- the LOC133470207 gene encoding USP6 N-terminal-like protein isoform X2 — protein MLCIKIIAGAGGVYGLAGLQKGRRGGVEIDPWEDADYNLYKVIDRLGFMHEDELPAPTANEEKVKQLEVERAKKWLKMVKKWDKYKTSDRMVKRVYKGIPVQLRGRVWSLMLDVEKTKKDNEGKYEKMKEQAKQYSSEIKQIDLDINRTFRNHIMFMDRFGVKQQSLFNVLSAYSAYNTEVSYCQGMSQIAALLLMYMNEEDAFWALTQLLTNQKHAMHGFFVPGFPKLQRFQAHHDQIISKLIPKLKKHMDKEQMSAGIYSTKWFLQCFIDRTPFTLTLRLWDVFILEGERLLTAMSYAILKIHKKRLLKMSLEELREFLLDGIAQTFFYSDDIVIEQLQASMTELRKMKLDLPPPGKPEELPRKPLGQELPVLPSPLEPSRGKGSSASGCPKAGLGLHIIPNQPDSISPDQSPSKDINDLHPVDDEEVPLPSPDPIIIHSQALYTSDDFPLTGPPPYEPPGFQAPRTADRLSQSYEWRVEVQPDDSGRPDIHSTDNHTLATVSTEGSSSRVLRTLSAPIVLAQSESEMTAEIGEGSSLFQLSDSLSSNRTLNQDRP, from the exons GGCAGACGGGGTGGGGTCGAGATTGACCCCTGGGAAGATGCTGACTACAACCTCTATAAAGTTATCGATCGCCTCGGCTTCATGCA tgAAGATGAGCTCCCCGCACCAACTGCAAATGAAGAAAAG GTGAAGCAACTGGAGGTAGAGAGAGCAAAGAAATGGCTGAAGATGGTAAAGAAGTGGGATAAATACAAAACCAGTGACAGG ATGGTGAAACGGGTGTACAAAGGCATTCCTGTGCAGCTTAGAGGTCGTGTCTGGTCTCTGATGTTGGATGTGGAGAAGACTAAAAAGGACAATGAGGGCAAATATGAG AAAATGAAGGAGCAAGCAAAACAGTACTCATCGGAGATCAAACAGATTGACCTTGACATCAACAGGACCTTTCGCAATCATATCATGTTCATGGATCGCTTTGGAGTCAA ACAGCAGTCTCTCTTCAATGTTCTGTCAGCATATTCAGCCTACAACACA GAAGTGAGCTATTGCCAGGGCATGAGTCAGATCGCTGCACTGCTGCTCATGTACATGAATGAGGAAGATGCCTTCTGGGCTCTGACACAGTTGCTGACCAACCAGAAACATGCCATGCATG GATTTTTTGTTCCCGGGTTCCCCAAACTTCAGCGATTCCAGGCACATCATGATCAGATCATTTCCAAACTGATTCCCAAACTAAAGAAACATATG GATAAGGAACAGATGTCTGCAGGAATTTACAGTACTAAATGGTTCTTACAATGTTTCATTGACAGG ACACCGTTTACTTTGACCCTTCGCCTATGGGATGTTTTCATACTGGAGGGAGAGAGGCTCCTCACTGCCATGTCTTACGCCATCTTGAAGATACACAAGA AGCGTCTCTTGAAGATGTCTTTGGAGGAGCTCCGAGAGTTCCTGCTGGACGGAATTGCTCAGACCTTTTTTTACAGCGACGACATAGTCATTGAGCAGCTGCAGGCCTCTATGACTGAATTACGGAAGATGAAGCTGGATCTTCCTCCACCAG GGAAGCCTGAAGAGTTGCCACGTAAGCCTTTGGGCCAGGAGCTGCCGGTGCTGCCGAGTCCACTGGAGCCCTCCAGAGGAAAGGGCTCCTCAGCCAGTGGTTGTCCCAAAGCAGGACTCGGCCTCCACATCATACCCAACCAGCCAGATTCCATATCTCCAGACCAGAGCCCCTCCAAAGACATCAATGATCTACATCCTGTTGATGATGAAGAGGTCCCTCTTCCTTCCCCAGACCCCATCATTATCCATAGTCAGGCCCTGTATACCTCAGATGACTTCCCACTTACTGGGCCACCACCTTACGAGCCCCCAGGGTTCCAGGCACCCAGAACTGCTGATCGCCTCTCACAGTCTTATGAGTGGAGGGTTGAGGTGCAACCTGATGACTCAGGACGCCCTGATATCCACTCGACTGACAACCACACTCTTGCGACCGTTAGCACTGAGGGATCCTCCAGCAGAGTCCTGAGGACTCTATCAGCCCCCATAGTTCTTGCTCAGTCAGAAAGTGAGATGACAGCAGAGATAGGGGAGGGTAGTTCCCTGTTCCAACTGTCGGATTCTCTCTCCTCCAATAGGACTCTGAACCAGGATCGGCCTTGA
- the LOC133470207 gene encoding USP6 N-terminal-like protein isoform X1, whose product MRKDIETLIAEERADIILKYATGRRGGVEIDPWEDADYNLYKVIDRLGFMHEDELPAPTANEEKVKQLEVERAKKWLKMVKKWDKYKTSDRMVKRVYKGIPVQLRGRVWSLMLDVEKTKKDNEGKYEKMKEQAKQYSSEIKQIDLDINRTFRNHIMFMDRFGVKQQSLFNVLSAYSAYNTEVSYCQGMSQIAALLLMYMNEEDAFWALTQLLTNQKHAMHGFFVPGFPKLQRFQAHHDQIISKLIPKLKKHMDKEQMSAGIYSTKWFLQCFIDRTPFTLTLRLWDVFILEGERLLTAMSYAILKIHKKRLLKMSLEELREFLLDGIAQTFFYSDDIVIEQLQASMTELRKMKLDLPPPGKPEELPRKPLGQELPVLPSPLEPSRGKGSSASGCPKAGLGLHIIPNQPDSISPDQSPSKDINDLHPVDDEEVPLPSPDPIIIHSQALYTSDDFPLTGPPPYEPPGFQAPRTADRLSQSYEWRVEVQPDDSGRPDIHSTDNHTLATVSTEGSSSRVLRTLSAPIVLAQSESEMTAEIGEGSSLFQLSDSLSSNRTLNQDRP is encoded by the exons GGCAGACGGGGTGGGGTCGAGATTGACCCCTGGGAAGATGCTGACTACAACCTCTATAAAGTTATCGATCGCCTCGGCTTCATGCA tgAAGATGAGCTCCCCGCACCAACTGCAAATGAAGAAAAG GTGAAGCAACTGGAGGTAGAGAGAGCAAAGAAATGGCTGAAGATGGTAAAGAAGTGGGATAAATACAAAACCAGTGACAGG ATGGTGAAACGGGTGTACAAAGGCATTCCTGTGCAGCTTAGAGGTCGTGTCTGGTCTCTGATGTTGGATGTGGAGAAGACTAAAAAGGACAATGAGGGCAAATATGAG AAAATGAAGGAGCAAGCAAAACAGTACTCATCGGAGATCAAACAGATTGACCTTGACATCAACAGGACCTTTCGCAATCATATCATGTTCATGGATCGCTTTGGAGTCAA ACAGCAGTCTCTCTTCAATGTTCTGTCAGCATATTCAGCCTACAACACA GAAGTGAGCTATTGCCAGGGCATGAGTCAGATCGCTGCACTGCTGCTCATGTACATGAATGAGGAAGATGCCTTCTGGGCTCTGACACAGTTGCTGACCAACCAGAAACATGCCATGCATG GATTTTTTGTTCCCGGGTTCCCCAAACTTCAGCGATTCCAGGCACATCATGATCAGATCATTTCCAAACTGATTCCCAAACTAAAGAAACATATG GATAAGGAACAGATGTCTGCAGGAATTTACAGTACTAAATGGTTCTTACAATGTTTCATTGACAGG ACACCGTTTACTTTGACCCTTCGCCTATGGGATGTTTTCATACTGGAGGGAGAGAGGCTCCTCACTGCCATGTCTTACGCCATCTTGAAGATACACAAGA AGCGTCTCTTGAAGATGTCTTTGGAGGAGCTCCGAGAGTTCCTGCTGGACGGAATTGCTCAGACCTTTTTTTACAGCGACGACATAGTCATTGAGCAGCTGCAGGCCTCTATGACTGAATTACGGAAGATGAAGCTGGATCTTCCTCCACCAG GGAAGCCTGAAGAGTTGCCACGTAAGCCTTTGGGCCAGGAGCTGCCGGTGCTGCCGAGTCCACTGGAGCCCTCCAGAGGAAAGGGCTCCTCAGCCAGTGGTTGTCCCAAAGCAGGACTCGGCCTCCACATCATACCCAACCAGCCAGATTCCATATCTCCAGACCAGAGCCCCTCCAAAGACATCAATGATCTACATCCTGTTGATGATGAAGAGGTCCCTCTTCCTTCCCCAGACCCCATCATTATCCATAGTCAGGCCCTGTATACCTCAGATGACTTCCCACTTACTGGGCCACCACCTTACGAGCCCCCAGGGTTCCAGGCACCCAGAACTGCTGATCGCCTCTCACAGTCTTATGAGTGGAGGGTTGAGGTGCAACCTGATGACTCAGGACGCCCTGATATCCACTCGACTGACAACCACACTCTTGCGACCGTTAGCACTGAGGGATCCTCCAGCAGAGTCCTGAGGACTCTATCAGCCCCCATAGTTCTTGCTCAGTCAGAAAGTGAGATGACAGCAGAGATAGGGGAGGGTAGTTCCCTGTTCCAACTGTCGGATTCTCTCTCCTCCAATAGGACTCTGAACCAGGATCGGCCTTGA